From one Nocardioides sp. Kera G14 genomic stretch:
- the sepH gene encoding septation protein SepH, which produces MSAEELSLEARGELHRSPAHQEWTVASVSRDGTRMLLVDADGNEMSVAVAPDALPRRSEKTTVNTGNQGSPTLRPRDIQARIRAGESPESVAEAAGTTLERIMPFAAPVMAEREHMAGRAQKATVRRQASESTARTLGDAVAKQVAETDSIGTVSAEDVVEWDAWRRPDGRWALVALYTTSARSGAGEFTFDAPGNFVSLDNDDARWLVGDLPPEEVAPPAPEGLRLVEAPAPPTTPPPTAAASAEPIAPVVTPVQADEPVVEAPAVDADPQLDESPIEPTAVIPPTTPPPSWTPPAPQPIVPGSSQSPAPPPAKKSKRRRASIPSWDEIMFGGAEPSKTDGGAERSTTDDRPSDDSSDG; this is translated from the coding sequence ATGTCGGCCGAGGAACTGTCACTCGAGGCGCGAGGTGAGCTGCACCGCTCTCCCGCGCACCAGGAGTGGACGGTCGCCTCTGTCAGCCGCGACGGCACCCGCATGCTGCTGGTCGATGCCGACGGAAACGAGATGTCCGTGGCGGTCGCGCCGGACGCGCTGCCCCGGCGATCGGAGAAGACGACGGTGAACACAGGCAATCAGGGATCACCCACGCTGCGGCCCCGTGACATCCAGGCACGCATCCGTGCCGGCGAGAGTCCGGAGTCGGTCGCCGAGGCCGCCGGCACCACGCTCGAGCGGATCATGCCCTTCGCGGCCCCCGTCATGGCCGAGCGCGAGCACATGGCGGGCCGTGCCCAGAAGGCGACCGTACGCCGACAGGCCAGTGAGTCGACCGCCCGCACGCTCGGCGACGCGGTCGCGAAGCAGGTCGCCGAGACCGACTCGATCGGCACCGTCTCGGCCGAGGACGTCGTCGAGTGGGACGCCTGGCGTCGCCCTGACGGCCGCTGGGCCCTCGTCGCGCTCTACACGACCTCCGCGCGCTCCGGTGCCGGCGAGTTCACCTTCGACGCCCCGGGCAACTTCGTCTCGCTCGACAACGATGACGCCCGCTGGCTGGTCGGCGACCTGCCGCCCGAGGAGGTGGCCCCGCCCGCACCCGAGGGCCTGCGCCTGGTCGAGGCACCCGCTCCGCCGACGACGCCTCCTCCCACTGCCGCCGCCTCCGCCGAGCCCATCGCGCCGGTCGTGACGCCCGTTCAGGCCGACGAGCCGGTCGTCGAGGCGCCCGCTGTCGACGCGGACCCCCAGCTCGACGAGTCCCCGATCGAGCCCACCGCGGTGATCCCCCCGACCACGCCGCCGCCGTCCTGGACGCCGCCCGCGCCGCAGCCGATCGTGCCGGGGTCGTCGCAGTCCCCGGCGCCGCCTCCGGCGAAGAAGTCGAAGCGCCGTCGGGCCTCCATCCCGTCGTGGGACGAGATCATGTTCGGCGGAGCCGAACCATCCAAGACCGACGGTGGTGCCGAGCGGTCCACGACGGACGACCGGCCGTCCGACGACTCCTCGGATGGCTGA
- a CDS encoding thymidine kinase, whose amino-acid sequence MAELRFYTGPMDSGKSTLALQTDHNRAARGLAGRLFTVHDRAGVAQVSSRLGLTREAIEVPADFDFWHYTVDALTHGARIDYFICDEAQFYTTRQIDDLAKIVDELQIDVYCFGILTDFRTKLFEGSQRLVELADSTQLLQVEALCWCGKRATHQARLEDGIMVTEGDVIVVGDTDADPGALPGEVTYEVLCRQHHRRQLTAGRAKAVSLTAEPLPFA is encoded by the coding sequence ATGGCTGAGCTCCGCTTCTACACGGGTCCGATGGACTCCGGTAAGTCCACGCTGGCTCTCCAGACCGACCACAACCGGGCCGCCCGCGGCCTCGCGGGACGTCTCTTCACCGTGCACGACCGCGCCGGCGTCGCGCAGGTCTCCTCGCGCCTGGGTCTGACCCGTGAGGCGATCGAGGTGCCCGCAGACTTCGACTTCTGGCACTACACGGTCGACGCCCTGACCCACGGAGCGCGGATCGACTACTTCATCTGCGACGAGGCGCAGTTCTACACGACGCGCCAGATCGACGACCTGGCCAAGATCGTCGACGAGCTGCAGATCGACGTCTACTGCTTCGGCATCCTCACCGACTTCCGCACCAAGCTCTTCGAGGGCAGCCAGCGTCTCGTCGAGCTCGCCGACTCCACCCAGCTCCTCCAGGTCGAGGCGCTGTGCTGGTGCGGGAAGCGCGCCACCCACCAAGCCCGGCTCGAGGACGGGATCATGGTGACCGAGGGCGACGTCATCGTGGTCGGCGACACCGACGCGGACCCCGGCGCCCTGCCGGGCGAGGTGACCTACGAGGTGCTGTGCCGCCAGCACCACCGCCGTCAACTCACGGCGGGCCGGGCCAAGGCGGTCTCGCTCACGGCCGAGCCACTCCCCTTCGCCTGA
- a CDS encoding condensation domain-containing protein yields the protein MKETSADLWQPQPGHIMRWTVTPGDEGEPARLGLHQRRLLARGLGAPTEWHAAVFDVDGAVDVEALEQSLKVLVARHSSLQLEVLEAGAVVRHRAEAMTWTHLDCSRTTSNEETRQAVVDLVNAGCALSGYPSFVPLGISRPDRSTIVLAMHQLHCDDWSVPVIADELAGLYAQCQAEPDSAPPMPTSFLAAVGEPAAHSVEPDDPRLDTWRRLLQATDGELPTFPLSVGRSEAVRRPATVVRRLADAEEIDALTELADRHGVSTYAVTLLALANAVSQLGGPERLDALTPVDTRRGGAARPAVGWFTTTAPLSIHAGRSGADLKAADRAVRDGMQLADVPLDEVIGALGGSEAPESRDAFLVSWLDYRHLPGAADAAARAACHVSSAGRADDVQLRLSRTADGLFVRARHPEGDLARSTLFALVDAWVSELRALSADGLRPNLTLSGSA from the coding sequence GTGAAGGAGACCTCGGCCGATCTCTGGCAGCCCCAACCGGGTCACATCATGCGGTGGACCGTCACTCCGGGTGACGAGGGTGAGCCGGCCAGGCTCGGTCTCCACCAGCGCCGCCTCCTCGCCCGCGGACTCGGCGCACCGACCGAGTGGCACGCCGCGGTCTTCGACGTCGACGGTGCCGTGGATGTCGAGGCACTGGAGCAGAGCCTCAAGGTCCTCGTGGCCCGACACAGCTCACTGCAACTCGAGGTGCTCGAGGCCGGCGCCGTCGTGCGGCACCGCGCCGAGGCCATGACGTGGACCCACCTCGACTGCAGTCGGACGACCTCCAACGAGGAGACCCGGCAGGCCGTGGTCGACCTGGTCAACGCCGGGTGTGCGCTCTCGGGCTACCCGAGCTTCGTGCCGTTGGGGATCTCGCGTCCAGACCGCTCCACGATCGTGCTCGCCATGCACCAACTGCATTGCGACGACTGGTCGGTCCCCGTCATCGCCGACGAGCTGGCCGGCCTCTATGCGCAGTGCCAGGCCGAGCCCGACAGTGCTCCGCCCATGCCGACGAGCTTCCTCGCCGCCGTCGGCGAGCCGGCCGCCCACTCGGTCGAGCCCGACGACCCGCGACTCGACACCTGGCGGCGCCTGCTGCAGGCGACCGACGGTGAACTTCCGACCTTCCCGCTTTCCGTCGGCCGCTCCGAAGCCGTACGCCGACCCGCGACCGTCGTGCGCCGCCTGGCCGACGCGGAGGAGATCGACGCCCTCACCGAGCTCGCCGACCGCCACGGCGTCAGCACGTACGCCGTCACCCTCCTCGCCCTCGCCAATGCGGTCTCCCAGCTGGGCGGCCCCGAGCGCCTCGACGCGCTGACCCCGGTCGACACCCGCCGTGGTGGTGCCGCCCGTCCGGCCGTCGGCTGGTTCACCACCACGGCGCCGCTCTCGATCCACGCGGGGCGGTCGGGCGCCGACCTCAAGGCGGCCGACCGGGCCGTCCGTGACGGGATGCAGCTTGCCGACGTACCCCTCGACGAGGTGATCGGGGCGCTGGGTGGCTCCGAGGCGCCGGAGAGCCGGGATGCCTTCCTGGTCTCCTGGTTGGACTACCGCCATCTCCCCGGCGCGGCGGACGCTGCCGCCCGTGCGGCCTGCCATGTCTCGTCCGCGGGCCGGGCCGACGACGTCCAGCTGCGGCTCTCCCGCACTGCCGACGGACTCTTCGTCCGCGCCCGCCACCCCGAGGGCGATCTGGCACGCAGCACGCTCTTCGCGCTCGTCGATGCCTGGGTCTCCGAGCTCCGCGCCCTGTCCGCCGACGGCCTGAGGCCGAACCTCACCCTGTCGGGCAGCGCCTGA
- a CDS encoding bifunctional GNAT family N-acetyltransferase/acetate--CoA ligase family protein produces MTSADRPDDVQAPPAHWEADVLLRDGRTAHIRPITPADRELLVDFYDNRVSDESKYYRFFSPMPHLSQRDVERFTTVDNVSRVAFVLLLGGDMIAIGRYDEVTAGEAEVAFLVSDQHQGRGIAQILLEHLAQAGRERGIGTFVAEVLPDNSRMIQTFRDAGYRVASGYEDGVIRLEFSIETTDTAIGVMLNREHEAEAASISRFLNPRSVAIIGASRRQETVGQVLVRNMVNADFSGRVYVVNPNSHAVSGMPAYKRVQDITEPVDVAIVAVPAEAVQDVVLDCAAKGVHGLVIISSGFAETGEEGRARQRRLIGLSRSYGLRIIGPNALGIINTDPSVRINASLSQVMPPRGRAGFFCQSGALGSAILEKVQSRGLGLSTFVSAGNRADVSGNDLLQYWEEDDSTEVVMMYLESLGNPRKFSRIARRVSLRKPIVAVRSGRTTQGVPMGHAVRKIAAPPQAVDAMFRQAGVIQVDTLEDMFDVAQLLAHQPLPKGRRVAIVGNSDALGLLAADAAAGAGLVVNRQIPLSSIPSPEEFEDALDQAIDDPEVDAVVAVYIPPLSVRGDEIANVLAAVGEQSSKPLLASFLGAEGVPELLRVPDVAGSTAGRGSVPSYSSVESAVRALARVVEYAVWLRTPDGPAPDLDAVDVARARTVVSRALQQRPLGGELTREELATVLSCYGIQLWPTLNVGTLEEAQAAGAELGWDVVLKATADHLRERPDQAHVWRNIDTAGTMAEAWHDLTGFTGEPGSRGANTSFVVQRLAPPGVPLMIRSIEDPLFGPVVSFGIAGPLSELLGDRTYRIPPLSQRDAAAMVREVKAAPMLFGYRGAEVVDVDEVERLIQRVAQLQNDLPQISALTLDLVLAGPHGASVLTAGARVEPVADPRSDWFVRRMPSLPSDTIPN; encoded by the coding sequence GTGACTTCGGCCGACCGACCCGACGACGTACAGGCGCCGCCTGCCCACTGGGAGGCTGACGTCCTGCTGCGCGACGGCCGCACGGCCCACATCCGGCCGATCACGCCGGCCGACCGGGAGCTGCTGGTCGACTTCTACGACAACCGGGTCTCCGATGAGTCGAAGTACTACCGCTTCTTCTCCCCGATGCCGCACCTGTCGCAGCGCGACGTCGAGCGGTTCACGACCGTCGACAACGTGAGCCGGGTGGCGTTCGTGCTGCTGCTCGGCGGCGACATGATCGCGATCGGTCGCTACGACGAGGTGACGGCCGGTGAGGCCGAGGTGGCCTTCCTCGTCAGCGATCAGCACCAGGGACGTGGCATCGCCCAGATCCTCCTCGAGCACCTCGCGCAGGCCGGGCGTGAGCGCGGCATCGGCACCTTCGTCGCCGAGGTGCTGCCGGACAACAGCCGGATGATCCAGACCTTCCGTGACGCCGGCTACCGCGTGGCGAGCGGCTACGAGGACGGCGTCATCCGGCTCGAGTTCTCCATCGAGACGACCGACACCGCCATCGGCGTGATGCTCAACCGCGAGCACGAGGCCGAGGCGGCCTCCATCTCGCGCTTCCTCAATCCCCGAAGCGTCGCGATCATCGGTGCCTCCCGTCGGCAGGAGACGGTCGGCCAGGTGCTCGTGCGCAACATGGTCAACGCCGACTTCTCCGGTCGTGTGTACGTCGTCAACCCGAACTCGCACGCCGTGTCGGGCATGCCGGCCTACAAGCGGGTCCAGGACATCACCGAGCCGGTCGACGTGGCGATCGTCGCCGTCCCGGCCGAAGCCGTCCAGGACGTCGTCCTCGACTGTGCGGCCAAGGGCGTGCACGGTCTGGTCATCATCTCCAGCGGCTTCGCCGAGACGGGTGAGGAGGGTCGCGCGCGACAGCGCCGCCTGATCGGGCTCTCCCGCTCCTACGGCCTGCGGATCATCGGCCCCAACGCGCTCGGCATCATCAACACCGACCCGTCGGTCCGGATCAACGCCTCGCTGTCGCAGGTGATGCCGCCCCGCGGTCGTGCCGGGTTCTTCTGCCAGTCCGGTGCACTCGGCTCGGCGATCCTCGAGAAGGTGCAGAGCCGTGGCCTCGGCCTCTCCACCTTCGTCAGCGCCGGCAACCGCGCCGATGTCTCGGGCAACGACCTCCTGCAGTACTGGGAGGAGGACGACTCCACTGAGGTCGTGATGATGTACCTCGAGAGCCTCGGAAACCCGCGCAAGTTCTCCCGCATCGCCCGCCGGGTCTCACTGCGGAAGCCGATCGTCGCCGTCCGCTCGGGCCGCACCACGCAGGGTGTCCCGATGGGCCACGCGGTCCGCAAGATCGCCGCGCCGCCGCAGGCCGTCGACGCGATGTTCCGCCAGGCCGGTGTGATCCAGGTCGACACGCTCGAGGACATGTTCGACGTCGCGCAGCTGCTCGCCCACCAGCCACTGCCGAAGGGTCGACGGGTCGCGATCGTCGGCAACTCCGACGCCCTCGGGCTGCTCGCCGCCGACGCAGCTGCGGGTGCCGGGCTCGTGGTCAACCGCCAGATCCCGCTGTCGTCGATCCCGTCGCCCGAGGAGTTCGAGGACGCGCTCGACCAGGCCATCGACGACCCGGAGGTCGACGCCGTGGTCGCCGTCTACATCCCGCCGTTGTCGGTCAGGGGCGACGAGATCGCCAACGTCCTCGCGGCCGTCGGCGAGCAGTCCAGCAAGCCACTGCTCGCCTCCTTCCTCGGCGCCGAGGGCGTCCCGGAGCTCCTCCGCGTCCCCGACGTGGCCGGCTCCACCGCAGGACGCGGCTCGGTGCCGTCGTACTCCTCCGTGGAGAGCGCCGTGCGCGCCCTCGCCCGCGTCGTCGAGTACGCCGTCTGGCTGCGCACTCCGGACGGTCCCGCGCCCGACCTGGATGCCGTCGACGTCGCTCGGGCCCGGACCGTCGTCTCCCGTGCGCTGCAGCAGCGGCCGCTCGGTGGTGAGCTCACCCGCGAGGAGCTCGCGACGGTGCTGTCCTGCTACGGCATCCAGCTCTGGCCGACCCTCAACGTCGGAACGCTCGAGGAGGCGCAGGCCGCAGGCGCGGAGCTCGGTTGGGACGTTGTCCTCAAGGCGACCGCCGACCATCTGCGCGAGCGACCCGACCAGGCCCACGTGTGGCGCAACATCGACACCGCGGGCACGATGGCGGAGGCCTGGCACGACCTGACCGGCTTCACCGGTGAGCCCGGCAGCCGTGGGGCGAACACGAGCTTCGTGGTGCAGCGACTCGCACCCCCCGGTGTGCCGCTCATGATCCGCTCGATCGAGGACCCGCTCTTCGGCCCCGTCGTCTCCTTCGGTATCGCCGGCCCGCTCAGCGAGCTCCTGGGCGACCGGACCTACCGCATCCCGCCGCTGTCGCAACGCGACGCCGCCGCGATGGTGCGTGAAGTGAAGGCCGCACCGATGCTCTTCGGCTACCGAGGTGCGGAGGTCGTCGACGTCGACGAGGTCGAGCGGCTCATCCAACGCGTCGCGCAGCTGCAGAACGACCTGCCCCAGATCAGCGCCCTCACCCTGGACCTCGTCCTCGCCGGGCCGCACGGCGCCAGCGTGCTCACCGCCGGCGCCCGGGTGGAGCCGGTCGCCGACCCGCGCTCGGACTGGTTCGTGCGCCGGATGCCGTCACTGCCCTCGGACACGATCCCCAACTGA
- a CDS encoding DUF5998 family protein: MSATRTGLSGTDRSSELRHAIDLTGYYPEVVADGVGTAVAGEPVVDFFLHHEPTFERDEVRRHLSVLVLTPTRLILAHTDEHPGDDLLPEPYTSTSTEAVRLSSIRSVVVTRMSANPTSGRPAVAEANMTLGWGAISRIDLEPAGCADPECEADHGYTGVLNSDDFSLRVSAAADGPDAVANMLAFAEALSALTHAA, from the coding sequence ATGAGCGCCACCCGTACCGGTCTCTCCGGGACCGACCGGTCCAGCGAGCTGCGGCACGCGATCGACCTCACCGGTTACTACCCCGAGGTGGTCGCCGACGGCGTCGGCACCGCCGTCGCGGGGGAGCCGGTCGTCGACTTCTTCCTGCACCATGAGCCGACCTTCGAGCGCGACGAGGTACGCCGACACCTGAGCGTCCTCGTCCTGACGCCCACGCGCCTGATCCTCGCCCACACCGACGAGCACCCGGGCGACGACCTGCTGCCCGAGCCCTACACGTCCACCTCCACCGAGGCGGTGCGGCTCTCCAGCATCAGGTCCGTGGTCGTGACGCGGATGAGCGCCAACCCGACATCGGGACGTCCGGCGGTGGCCGAGGCCAACATGACATTGGGCTGGGGGGCGATCTCGCGGATCGACCTCGAGCCGGCCGGCTGTGCGGACCCCGAGTGCGAGGCCGACCACGGCTACACCGGTGTGCTCAACTCCGACGACTTCTCCCTGCGCGTCTCCGCAGCCGCGGACGGCCCCGACGCCGTCGCCAACATGCTGGCCTTCGCCGAGGCGCTCTCCGCGCTCACCCACGCCGCGTGA
- a CDS encoding hydroxymethylglutaryl-CoA reductase, translating to MRDENELKIPRDRTDDYAPGAIAARQSFAREYAGSSLDHVGTYSLDPQALPGNVENFIGVAQVPIGLAGPLLVNGEHAHGDFLVPMATTEGTLVASYSRGMKLCRAAGGITTTVVDDKMQRAPVFTFPSAREARDFAGWLDEHFDEIAAAAQETTSSGRLIEIQRFFASKMLYTRFNYTTGDAAGQNMTGKATFAACAWIKQNYPGELHFLLEGQFATDKKTSVVNMLHTRGKRVVAEITLPAALVEEQMHVSTDKLFSARLKGQLGAFMSVTNNNGNHSANGITAIFIATGQDVANVAESSALYGFSELLPNGDFYASVTLPSLIVATYGGGTGLATQRECLELLGCYGTGGVHKLAEIIAATVLAGELSLGSAVVAEEWVQAHDDLGRNRP from the coding sequence ATGCGCGACGAGAACGAGCTGAAGATCCCCCGCGACCGCACCGACGACTACGCGCCGGGCGCCATCGCGGCGCGCCAGTCCTTCGCCCGCGAGTACGCCGGCAGCTCGCTGGACCATGTCGGGACCTACTCCCTGGACCCGCAGGCACTGCCGGGCAACGTCGAGAACTTCATCGGCGTCGCGCAGGTCCCGATCGGCCTCGCGGGACCGCTCCTCGTCAACGGCGAGCACGCCCACGGTGACTTCCTCGTCCCGATGGCCACGACCGAGGGCACGCTCGTCGCCTCCTACAGCCGCGGCATGAAACTCTGCCGCGCGGCCGGCGGCATCACGACGACGGTCGTCGACGACAAGATGCAGCGCGCGCCCGTCTTCACGTTCCCCAGTGCCCGTGAGGCGCGCGACTTCGCGGGCTGGCTCGACGAGCACTTCGACGAGATCGCGGCGGCAGCCCAGGAGACGACGTCATCCGGCCGCCTCATCGAGATCCAGCGCTTCTTCGCCTCGAAGATGCTCTACACCCGGTTCAACTACACGACGGGCGACGCGGCCGGGCAGAACATGACCGGCAAGGCCACCTTCGCCGCGTGTGCGTGGATCAAGCAGAACTACCCGGGCGAGCTGCACTTCCTCCTCGAGGGCCAGTTCGCGACCGACAAGAAGACGTCGGTGGTCAACATGCTCCACACCCGCGGCAAGCGGGTCGTCGCGGAGATCACGCTGCCGGCCGCACTGGTCGAGGAGCAGATGCACGTCTCCACCGACAAGCTCTTCAGCGCGCGCCTCAAAGGCCAGCTCGGCGCCTTCATGTCGGTCACGAACAACAACGGCAACCACTCCGCCAACGGCATCACCGCGATCTTCATCGCGACCGGCCAGGACGTGGCCAATGTGGCCGAATCGTCAGCGCTGTATGGCTTCTCGGAGTTGCTACCCAACGGTGACTTCTATGCCTCGGTCACTCTGCCGAGCCTGATCGTGGCGACGTACGGCGGCGGGACGGGGCTCGCGACCCAGCGAGAGTGCCTCGAACTCCTGGGCTGCTACGGCACCGGCGGCGTCCACAAGCTCGCCGAGATCATCGCCGCCACCGTGCTCGCCGGTGAACTCTCGCTCGGCTCAGCCGTCGTGGCCGAGGAGTGGGTGCAGGCCCACGACGACCTCGGGCGCAACCGCCCCTGA
- a CDS encoding alkaline phosphatase family protein: protein MSAGFVEPAYGVRSLGDVVPAIAGALGLRLGDGSVPSGLELPEAFSYVVFLVDGMGANLLRRYAHAAPYLSSLLTTPGTAGVPSTTATSLTSFGTGLPPGAHGLVGYTSRIPGTDHLLNALQWSKEIDPREWQPNATAFQRLRSTGSAVTVINKREFEGSGLTEAAHRGADFVGADKVGERIAAALSASAERGSITYLYDGDLDWTGHRHGVASSPWLQQLSMIDAEAEQLRESLPSSVRMLVIADHGMIDSGPSDRTDVDSVPGLRDGVALLGGEARFRHLYCHGGAVADVLATWREVLGDRAQVLSREEAIVRGWFGPVSPSVLPRLGDVVVASQGTHAVMSSVSFPYENTLVGLHGSLTPDEMLIPIIVD from the coding sequence GTGAGCGCGGGCTTCGTCGAGCCGGCCTACGGCGTCCGCTCGCTCGGCGACGTCGTCCCCGCGATCGCCGGGGCCCTCGGCCTGCGGCTCGGCGACGGCAGTGTGCCCAGCGGCCTCGAGCTGCCCGAGGCGTTCTCCTACGTCGTCTTCCTGGTCGACGGCATGGGCGCCAACCTGCTGCGCCGGTACGCCCATGCCGCGCCGTACCTCTCCTCGCTCCTCACCACTCCGGGCACGGCGGGAGTGCCGTCCACGACGGCGACCAGCCTGACCTCCTTCGGCACCGGCCTGCCGCCCGGCGCGCACGGCCTCGTCGGCTACACGAGCCGGATCCCCGGCACCGACCACCTGCTCAACGCCCTGCAGTGGAGCAAGGAGATCGACCCCCGCGAGTGGCAGCCCAACGCCACCGCCTTCCAGCGGCTCCGCTCAACGGGCTCCGCCGTGACGGTCATCAACAAGCGTGAGTTCGAGGGGTCAGGACTGACCGAGGCCGCCCACCGTGGTGCGGACTTCGTCGGGGCCGACAAGGTGGGGGAGCGGATCGCCGCGGCGCTGTCGGCCTCAGCCGAGCGCGGCTCGATCACCTACCTGTACGACGGCGACCTCGACTGGACCGGACATCGGCACGGTGTCGCGTCCAGCCCGTGGCTCCAGCAGCTCTCGATGATCGACGCCGAGGCCGAGCAACTCCGCGAGTCGCTGCCCTCCTCGGTGCGGATGCTCGTCATCGCCGACCACGGCATGATCGACTCCGGGCCGTCCGATCGCACCGACGTCGACTCCGTGCCGGGCCTGCGCGACGGGGTCGCCCTGTTGGGTGGTGAGGCCCGCTTCCGTCACCTCTACTGCCACGGAGGAGCTGTGGCCGACGTACTGGCGACGTGGCGGGAGGTCCTCGGCGATCGTGCCCAGGTGCTGAGCCGGGAGGAGGCGATCGTCCGCGGCTGGTTCGGGCCAGTCTCGCCGTCGGTCCTGCCGCGACTGGGCGACGTCGTCGTTGCCAGCCAGGGCACACACGCGGTGATGTCGAGCGTCTCGTTCCCCTACGAGAACACCCTCGTCGGCCTGCACGGCTCACTCACCCCCGACGAGATGCTGATCCCCATCATCGTCGACTGA